GCCCAAGCACCTGCTGCTGTACCAGGCCTTAGGGTGGGAAGCGCCCCAGTTCGCCCACCTGCCCCTGCTGCTCAATAAAGATCGCTCCAAGCTCTCCAAACGGCAGGGCCACGTGGCAGTGGATGCATACCAGCGGGAAGGTTACCTTCCCCAGGCCCTGGTAAACTTCGTGGCGCTGATGGGCTGGCACGCTCAGAGCGATCAGGAAGTGTTCACTGTCGAAGAACTTATCCAGGCTTTCAGTCTGGAGCGGGTTCAGAAGGGAGGCGCCATCTTTGATACCGACAAGCTGCTGTGGATCAATGGCCAGCATATCCGGCGGCTGAGCCTACCAGAGTTTCAAGAGGCTATCAAGCCCCACCTCGAACCGGATTGGAACGTCACCGAGGCCATGGCCGCTTCTGTCCATACCAAGGTCAACCTGCTGTCCGAGGTACGGGAGCAGCTGGCCTTCTTCTTCGAGGACCCGGTGGTCTACGACGAGGCGGCCCGGGAGGCCATCACTGGCGCCGAAGCAATGGGTATCCTGACCATGCTGCTCACCAAACTGGAGGCGACGACCGAGTTCTCGGGCGAGTGGTTCATGTCGGCGGTCAAGGAGATCGGCGAAGACTTCGGCCTGACGGGTCGTGAGCTGTGGCACCCTATCCGCGCCGCCATCGCTGGACGGGTGGTGGGGCCGGACATGGTAACCATCGTGGAGACCTTCGGCCTGGAGAAGTGCCGCGAGCGCATCCAGGCCGCCCTGACAACCGACTAGCCCCCGTACGTGTCACTTACCCTCCAGGCCCACGCCAAGATAAATATCGGACTGCGCATCACAGGCCGCCGCGACGATGGCTACCACCTCATCCACACCCTTTTCCAAGAAATCGACTTCGGCGATGAAGTGACCATTTCCACCCACTCTTCCGGCGAGACCAGCGTGGAGGTGTCCGGTCCGGCTGCGGAAGGCGTGCCCTCCGACGATCGCAATCTCTGCTCTCAGGC
This Candidatus Neomarinimicrobiota bacterium DNA region includes the following protein-coding sequences:
- the gltX gene encoding glutamate--tRNA ligase; its protein translation is MSVRVRFAPSPTGYLHVGGLRTALYNWLFARQQGGTFILRIEDTDRSRRKEGAVEHLLEALDWAGLDIDEGPGIGGQLGPYVQSERLDIYQQLARQLLDNDYAYRCFCTPQRLEELREKHRKMGIVSRYDRRCRHLPKDQAETRAEKETHVVRLAVPESGRIVMEDIVRKKVAFDLTTVDDQVLIKGDGFPTYHMANVVDDHLMQITHVIRGEEWLPSMPKHLLLYQALGWEAPQFAHLPLLLNKDRSKLSKRQGHVAVDAYQREGYLPQALVNFVALMGWHAQSDQEVFTVEELIQAFSLERVQKGGAIFDTDKLLWINGQHIRRLSLPEFQEAIKPHLEPDWNVTEAMAASVHTKVNLLSEVREQLAFFFEDPVVYDEAAREAITGAEAMGILTMLLTKLEATTEFSGEWFMSAVKEIGEDFGLTGRELWHPIRAAIAGRVVGPDMVTIVETFGLEKCRERIQAALTTD